CTGCCGTGAACACGCCGCCCTGGTGAGGATGGCGGCTGCATGTGAAGAGACGCTGCTGCGGCATGGCGGGCTGGAACACGACCATACGTTTATGGTTTGTAAAAAGAAATAGAGCCTGAAACCCAGGCTCTATTATTTGTATCATTGATTAGGCGCTGGCTGGAACCGGCGCCTATTTTCGTTTTGCCCAGTCGATGTTGTGGATGGTGATATCCGGTCCGCAAGACTCATGAAGTTGCTTGCCAAATTCATCGGTATTGAATATGTTTTTGGCAATGAAAATACATCGAAAGCGCCCGCGCTCGTTATTGATTCTCTTGCGCTCAACGTGGTATTCGCGTTCTCTGAATATTTTTATACACGCATCATGAACGATTTTGGGGTTGGTCGAGTCGACGCGAATATCCCATTTCGCCAGCCGCGAACCGTTGGGAATGTCCATAATGTAGAGCAAAAGATAAATGAATCCCGTAATGGCTAAAGCGATTGAGTAATACTGCAACCCGCACGCCATGCCGAGGCCGATCAGGATGAAGATCATCGAAAGGTCCATCGGGTTGCTGAGCGCTGTGCGGTAGCGGACGAACCCGCCGAAGCCCGCGAGGCCAAACGCCAGCGCCAAATCGCCCCGAATGAGTGGAAAGATGATTGACCCGGCGACGCAGATCAGGATTTGTGTTTTTTTGACAACGGCGTCACTGACTTCGCTATTCAATTCATGGGCGCGTTTTGGATGATACGCTAACAATGCTCCCAGAATTGAAGCGATAGTCATCGCCAAAAATAATTCGTGAAATGTGTCCGCATATTCGACGGTCCCCTGGTGAGGAGGGGGGTCCGATAGAAATGTGGAGAAAAAATTCCACACTTCTGATTGCGCAACGCTATCGGTGACACTTTTAACGCCTTCTGCTAATCCAGGAGAACTCATGCTTTAAACAAATCCCTTTTAATGGTTGCTTGTACTGTGTGATAACAATTGAACCACGTTTAACAGTATCCTAATAATACGTTTTTGTCTGTAATTTCTCTAAAATTCTACAGTTAGGAGCAATAAAATTTCATTGTTGCTTGAGTCGGGGCCGCCTGTTTCTTCCAGGTTGAGGGCGTATTCGGTACGGAAAGATACGTTATCCGTGAGTTCTGAGATGACGGCGAACATCCATTGTTCACGGTCCCAGGTGAACGAACCGCCGAAGGAGTACGGTCTCGCTGTCAAGTTGGTATCCAGTGAACTGTAGCGCACCAGCGGACGGACGGCCTGAAGGTATTTGATATCATCAATATCAAATTTGTATGAGCCTTCCGCATACCAGGCAAAGCGCTCTAATTCGCCGTCGCGGGCACCAATGGCTTGCGCGAAGAAATCCCAATCGGCGATGTCATATTCGAGATTCACGCCCCACCAGCGGCGGCTATCTCTCTGTGATATTCCATAGCCGGGAACCTGGACGCGCAAAAAGTCGAGGTCGTCTTCGTCTAAATTGCCAAACACGCCGAAGCCGAGAATGTCGAGTTTTCCATAATCGTCGAAGTCTAACTTATATCCTACGCCGACGCTTAATTCTCTTGAACTGTCAAAATCCAACTCATCGACGTCGGTTCCGATAATTTCGTTTGAGTCGTCTTCGCCTAGCGACGTATTGTCGAGGGGAAATCCGTTTGAGACGCCTGCATAGACATTGACCGGGTCCCAGTCGCCTTTCCAGGTCACGCCCAAGTCGCGTTTCGCCCAGAAGGCGCGTCCATTGATGGGATAATATTTGGTGAAACGGTCGGGGCGCCAGAACGCGGGTTGAAGCCCGGCGCGAAGTTCTGATGAAAGAACCAAATCAGAAAAATCAACATAGGCTTCGACCAGTGCGTTTTCGCCTTTACTGTGCGAGGTGTCAAACTTGCTGGAGAAACTGATGTCGTTGGTGAAATCGGCGTCGAGTTTCAATCGAAAGTCATTCAGGGTGAAGCTGCCGCCGGGGTTTTCGGGGATGCCGGAGGGAAGGTCTGTCTCATTTTCTACATCAAAATAGCCGAAGCGCAGACGGCCTCCCAGACGAAAATATTCATTGTTAATTGACTGAAGCCAGGGGGCGTCTTTCTTGCGAATGCCGTCGTCTTCGCTTTTGTCTTTTTTCTTGTCGTCTGCTTTCGGCTCGTTATCGGTATTTTCAGACGCGTCTTTGTCTGCGTCATCTTTTTTCTTTTTTTTCTTATCGCTGTCTTTCTTTTTCTCTTCAGCCTCGCCGCCGCCGTCGAGTGCGTCGAGGCGT
This portion of the Candidatus Hinthialibacter antarcticus genome encodes:
- a CDS encoding DUF4956 domain-containing protein, yielding MSSPGLAEGVKSVTDSVAQSEVWNFFSTFLSDPPPHQGTVEYADTFHELFLAMTIASILGALLAYHPKRAHELNSEVSDAVVKKTQILICVAGSIIFPLIRGDLALAFGLAGFGGFVRYRTALSNPMDLSMIFILIGLGMACGLQYYSIALAITGFIYLLLYIMDIPNGSRLAKWDIRVDSTNPKIVHDACIKIFREREYHVERKRINNERGRFRCIFIAKNIFNTDEFGKQLHESCGPDITIHNIDWAKRK